TGTGGCGGCCACTATGCCGGCATCCCTTCACGAGAGGCCTCCCTGAGGCCTCTTGATTTATATAAGAGAGGCAGGGATAACGCTCAAGCCTTCGGCTCTCGCTAACTTCGCTTTCCGCTACGCTCCATATGGTATTGGCGAAGTCGAACCTAGGAACCAAATCCCACACCTCGACGTTAAAAAGAAATACACCCCAATGGGGTGTATTTCTTTTTTGGCGGAGAGGCAGGGATTCGAACCCTGGATACGGTTACCCGTATAACGGATTTCGAGGCCGCCGCTTTCGACCACTCAGCCACCTCTCCGAGTGAGGACATAATAATGTGCTCGCGTATTGTCTATTGTATACCAGACTTAGACCTGAAGAAGTAGGCTTTACGCTACAGGTATTTCTGTGTATATTCGCGGGGTAGGGCCTGGCAATCTTGATGGGAAACAAACGGACGTGTCTGTCCACACCATCAAGCCCAGGTTTAGGGATCCAAGGGGAGCGCATCGCGCTCCCTCTTTTTATTTACTTTTCTTCCGCACCGTCACCGTCACGCCGGCTTTTGTATTGGTAGAAGTCTGCTCCTTGATCTGATCCATTACCCGCGGGGAGCGTGGCTTGTGCTCAGGGTGTTCGGCATCAGCTTCCTTAAGGGCAGCATCCACACCGGTGATGGCGTATTTCTCTTTGTTCACATAGAACTGCTGAACAACCTGGAAAGCGGTGCTTACTACCCAGTAGAGGGCGACACCAGCTGGGAAACTCAAGGCAAAAAGCAGGGTGGTCGCAGGCAGGAAGTACTGCATGATCTTCTGCGTCATCGCATTTGGATCAGGAGTACCATCTGGGTTAGGTGCCACTGGGGTAGCCGGCATCATAAGCCTGGCTTGGACGTACTGCATGAGTGCAGCAAGGACCGGCAGTACGTATGTCTTGTCCGGGGCAATCAGGTTGATGCCAAAGAAGTTGTTGTTAATGAACTCTGGACGAGGCAACCAGGCGTACAAGTGTGGGTTGTCTGGGGTCAGTCCAAACCGGATTGAGTAGTAGAGGGTAATAAGAACAGGGATCTGGATAAGGAGCGTAATGCAGTTCCCGAATGGGTTGATGTCGTTCTTCTTATAGAGCTCCATCTGCGCCATGGCAAAGCCCTGCTTGTCATCGCCATATTCCTGCTTAAGCTCGGCAGCCAATGGGGCAATCTGCTGCATTTTCCGCTGCGTCTGTGCCGCTTTCTTGGAGGGGATGAGGAGGATGAAGCGCACCAAAAGGGTCAGTAGCACAATTCCTACTGCCGCATAATGACCAGGGACTGCCCAAATAATGAGCGTCAGCAGGTTAATGAGCGGGTAGTAGATGAGAACGCGGAGAATTTCGAGCATGGGGACGGGTTAGGGAAGGGGGTCGTGACCGCCCCGGTTCCATGGATTACAGCGGATTATCCGCCAGAGAGCAAGAATACCACCCTTTAGGATACCGTAGCGTTCGATTGCTTGGTAGCCGTATTCACTGCAGGAAGGGGTAAACCTACAGTAGCCCAGGGGGTACTGGGACTTACGCGGGCTGTGGTCTGGCGACCATACCTGCTGGTACCAACGGATGAGTGCTAGCGCGACAGTA
This genomic stretch from Verrucomicrobiia bacterium harbors:
- a CDS encoding YidC/Oxa1 family membrane protein insertase, producing the protein MLEILRVLIYYPLINLLTLIIWAVPGHYAAVGIVLLTLLVRFILLIPSKKAAQTQRKMQQIAPLAAELKQEYGDDKQGFAMAQMELYKKNDINPFGNCITLLIQIPVLITLYYSIRFGLTPDNPHLYAWLPRPEFINNNFFGINLIAPDKTYVLPVLAALMQYVQARLMMPATPVAPNPDGTPDPNAMTQKIMQYFLPATTLLFALSFPAGVALYWVVSTAFQVVQQFYVNKEKYAITGVDAALKEADAEHPEHKPRSPRVMDQIKEQTSTNTKAGVTVTVRKKSK
- the yidD gene encoding membrane protein insertion efficiency factor YidD, with translation MSPRTVALALIRWYQQVWSPDHSPRKSQYPLGYCRFTPSCSEYGYQAIERYGILKGGILALWRIIRCNPWNRGGHDPLP